Proteins encoded within one genomic window of Formosa agariphila KMM 3901:
- a CDS encoding FeoA family protein produces MQTTLAHLKRGETAVITDVSSDQIPLKLMEMGCLPGNQVELVQLAPFKDPIYLNINGTHLAIRKDTASLILIEKLSHE; encoded by the coding sequence TTGCAGACAACTTTAGCACATCTAAAACGTGGAGAAACAGCTGTTATTACAGATGTTTCATCCGATCAAATTCCTTTAAAGTTAATGGAAATGGGTTGCCTTCCTGGCAATCAAGTGGAACTGGTTCAACTTGCTCCATTTAAAGATCCAATTTACCTCAACATTAATGGCACACATTTAGCCATAAGAAAGGACACTGCAAGTCTTATTTTAATTGAAAAATTATCGCATGAGTAA
- a CDS encoding SCO family protein, translating to MLSFFKDYKYFAIVFAFISIVIVSIIYNILDVEKPLPIYQPAQVEQELVDSTLYDVRKYHKIADFSLTNQNGKTITQDNYKDKIYVADFFFTTCQTICPIMTDHMAQIQNQILNDDVVMLLSHTVTPQIDTVAQLKRYALKKGVNDAKWNLVTGDKKQIYELARKSYLAVKTVGNGDEYDMIHTENFMLIDKKKQIRGFYDGTDPEAITQLLKDIESLKREYKK from the coding sequence ATGTTATCATTTTTTAAAGATTACAAATACTTCGCCATTGTTTTTGCTTTTATTTCAATAGTTATAGTATCTATTATTTACAATATTTTAGATGTTGAAAAACCGCTTCCTATTTACCAACCCGCCCAAGTAGAACAAGAATTAGTAGATAGTACACTTTACGATGTTAGAAAATATCATAAAATAGCAGATTTTAGCCTGACGAATCAGAATGGTAAAACCATTACTCAAGACAATTACAAAGATAAAATTTACGTAGCCGATTTCTTTTTTACAACCTGCCAAACCATTTGTCCGATTATGACCGATCACATGGCGCAGATTCAAAACCAAATTTTAAATGATGACGTAGTAATGCTACTTTCTCATACCGTTACACCACAAATAGACACGGTTGCTCAATTAAAAAGATATGCCTTAAAAAAAGGCGTTAATGATGCAAAATGGAATTTAGTTACAGGCGATAAAAAACAAATTTACGAACTGGCAAGAAAAAGTTATTTGGCCGTAAAAACAGTAGGAAATGGCGATGAATATGATATGATTCATACTGAAAACTTTATGCTAATCGATAAGAAAAAACAAATTCGAGGGTTTTACGATGGTACAGATCCAGAAGCCATTACACAGTTACTAAAAGACATCGAATCTCTAAAAAGAGAATATAAAAAGTAG